GGACATTAATGCTGGGAATTTCCTCGTCCAAAAGTATATGCCACTTGTTTCCTACCATGTTCAGCGGATCGCAGTCAGTTTGCCAAAGAATGTATCAAGGGATGACTTGCGTAGTCTTGGTTTGTTTGGATTATATGATGCACTAGAGAAATTTGATCATTCCCGAGATTTAAAATTCGATACATATGCATCTTTCCGGGTAAGAGGTGCGATAATTGATGGTTTAAGAAAGGAAGACTGGCTTCCAAGAAATACGAGGGAAAAAGCTAAGAAAATAGATTCAACCATTCAAATACTCGAACAGCGCTTGGGTGGTATTGTTACTGTTTCTGATATTGCAAAAGAACTCGATATGGACGTAGAAGAAATTCAGACTATAATGAATGAACAATTTTTTGCGAATATATTATCGATGGATGAACAGCCTTCAGACCAAGAAGATAGAGAAGGAACTTCTTTTATTTTAAAGGATGAGAAGGTTGACCTACCTGAAGAAATACTGGTGAAAAATGAGCAGATAGCTGAACTTTCTCTTTTAATTGAAGATTTAAGTGAAAAAGAGCAATTGGTTATTAGCCTTTTTTATAAAGAAGAGCTGACCTTAACTGAAATTGGACAAGTCATGAAGCTGTCAACATCAAGAATTTCACAAATTCATTCAAAAGCTCTTTTTAAGCTAAGGCATTCATTATTAAAAATCAATATATAAACGATTCGCCTATCTTAATAACGGGGTAGTGATCAGATGAGCCTTAAATTAATTGAAATGCAAATTGCCCTTCCAAGAACAGTTGACGCAGCTAAATTACATGAACAACTTTCCCATCGGGGGCAGCTTTCAAATGACCATGCATCTATGCAAATGAAACAAGAAGAAATAAAACTTAGATCTTCTGTAATTAAACAGGAGCAAAAAGACAAAGCAAATTTGCATCATGGTGGGCAAAATTCTGAAGGGGAAAACAAACAACCTGAACAAAGAACGAAAGATAGCCAGAATGAGGTTCAGCAGCCTGGAGATAAACATCCTTACAAAGGGAACTTCCTAGATTTTAGCGGATAGAGGGATAACATGACCACATTTCTGTTATTAATCAGCCTTTTATTAAATGGAGTGGCCATATTCTCGATTATTATCTTATTTGCGAGGCAAAATAGGCTATTAGAGGTTGAAAAAAGGCAAGAAAAGTTGATTAGAGACGTGGAAGAAATCATTTCTTCTTCCCTTTTTGAAATGAAAGAGGAGAATGAAGCATTCATCCAAAGGTTTAAAAAAATATCAAGTCAGACAACTACATCTGTTGTTTTTTCAAAACAGCCGAAAACAGATAAACCCATTTCAAATGATAATTCAGCTGAGTTAATAGCACCTGTTTGGGTTGAAAAAGCAGGATCAGGTTTTAAAAAACAAGCTGTAAAAGCTTACCAAACTTCTTCATTACCTCGAGAAGTAAATGTTCTTCATACAGCTAATGATGAGATCCTTTCTGAATTAAGCTACGAAGCTGAAAGGAAAAATGCTACTGATCAAAAAGTATCATCGGCTAAAGGTAAAGAAAATGAAACTTCTCAAATGTCTCATGAAGAGATTTATAGGGATCTTTTCGTAAATCAAGTTCTCATTTTGCAAAAAGATGGCTTAACTACTGAAGAAATTGCTAAAAAACTAGGTAAAGGCAATACTGAAATTGAACTTTTATTAAAATTTAGCAAAAAAGAATAGTAATAGTTGATTGTAAACATTACTTGTGCTATATTATTATCTGGTGTTAAAAACACACGCTCATGGATTTAAACAGATGGTGCTGTTTAATTACAGTTTTTGTTTAAGAATGAGATGAGCGGAGGAAGTAAAAACCATTAGGAGGAAAAAACATGTCAGTCATTTCAATGAAGCAATTACTTGAAGCTGGTGTACATTTTGGACACCAAACTCGCCGCTGGAACCCTAAGATGAAGAAATATATCTTCACAGAGCGTAACGGCATCTATATTATCGACCTTCAAAAAACAGTTAAAAAGGTTGAAGAAGCTTACAATTGGGTAAGAGAACTTGCTGGTAACGGCGGAACATTCCTATTTGTTGGTACTAAGAAACAAGCTCAAGACTCTGTTAAAGAAGAAGCAGCTCGTTCTGGTATGTACTTTGTTAACCAACGTTGGTTGGGTGGTACATTAACAAACTTCGAAACAATTCAAAAACGTATTAGACGTTTAAAAGATATCGAAAGAATGTCTGAAGATGGCACTTTCGAAGTATTACCTAAAAAAGAAGTTGTTCAATTAAAGAAACAACAAGAACGCCTTGAAAAATTCTTAGGCGGAATTAAAGATATGAAACGTCTTCCAGATGCTTTGTTCATTATCGACCCACGTAAAGAGCGCATCGCAGTTGCGGAAGCACATAAATTAAATATTCCTATCGTTGCTATTGTTGATACAAACTGTGATCCAGACGAGATCGATGTTGTAATCCCAGCAAACGACGATGCTATCCGTGCTGTTAAACTACTAACAGGCAAAATGGCAGATGCTATTTTAGAAGCTAAGCAAGGCGAAGAAACTGCAGAACCTGTTGCTGAATAATAAACGCTTTTAGAGAAATAAAAAGGTGATAAGAGGGAGCACCCTTTATCACCTTTTTTTAAAGATATTGTTTATCTCGACCTTGTAAGGTTAAATATGTGAATACATACAAAATATTAAGGAGGAAAAAATATTATGAATATTACTGCACAAATGGTTAAAGAACTTCGTGAAAAAACAGGCGCAGGTATGATG
The Neobacillus sp. PS3-40 genome window above contains:
- a CDS encoding FliA/WhiG family RNA polymerase sigma factor: MVQAFTEEEQVCWQKWIQERDINAGNFLVQKYMPLVSYHVQRIAVSLPKNVSRDDLRSLGLFGLYDALEKFDHSRDLKFDTYASFRVRGAIIDGLRKEDWLPRNTREKAKKIDSTIQILEQRLGGIVTVSDIAKELDMDVEEIQTIMNEQFFANILSMDEQPSDQEDREGTSFILKDEKVDLPEEILVKNEQIAELSLLIEDLSEKEQLVISLFYKEELTLTEIGQVMKLSTSRISQIHSKALFKLRHSLLKINI
- the rpsB gene encoding 30S ribosomal protein S2; protein product: MSVISMKQLLEAGVHFGHQTRRWNPKMKKYIFTERNGIYIIDLQKTVKKVEEAYNWVRELAGNGGTFLFVGTKKQAQDSVKEEAARSGMYFVNQRWLGGTLTNFETIQKRIRRLKDIERMSEDGTFEVLPKKEVVQLKKQQERLEKFLGGIKDMKRLPDALFIIDPRKERIAVAEAHKLNIPIVAIVDTNCDPDEIDVVIPANDDAIRAVKLLTGKMADAILEAKQGEETAEPVAE